The following are from one region of the Amedibacterium intestinale genome:
- a CDS encoding Rpn family recombination-promoting nuclease/putative transposase, giving the protein MYSEKDKVYPNMLSIYHDIGIDKQYSYFIMKMDISYLSFINIISDQEVSKEELMKMGKQDIALKSYFKNNDRFADLINTGIYNGIQVVKPDDLEELDTDSSLYIHTQGMKIPLARVRDVIRKSAGDCEYVIYGVENQSSIHYAMPLRVMMYDTLTYEAECRQFVNTRRNRKDSEYLSKMRKKDRIHPVFTLVIYYGEAPWDGARSLKDMMVDMPKWMEKRFNDYPMKLLEIGTCTNTFQNQDIFNFIKIIQLLYSDKVEELQRYYANIKVGRDTAELVGTITENEEILNYVKEHKDEEEINMCEATKRWEQRWTRKITDGFINMMGVRKEGEENLAPEEAIKRLKTEGEKKGIAKEKIEIAEKMKKEGCSKELIERVTGILL; this is encoded by the coding sequence ATGTATAGTGAAAAGGATAAAGTGTATCCAAACATGCTTTCCATATATCACGATATCGGTATAGACAAACAATATTCTTATTTTATAATGAAGATGGATATCTCTTATCTTTCCTTCATCAATATTATATCCGATCAAGAAGTATCAAAAGAGGAGCTGATGAAGATGGGAAAACAGGATATCGCACTAAAATCTTATTTCAAAAATAATGATCGCTTTGCGGATTTAATTAACACAGGCATATACAATGGTATACAGGTTGTTAAACCTGATGATTTGGAAGAACTTGATACGGATTCATCGCTGTATATCCATACGCAGGGGATGAAGATTCCCCTTGCAAGAGTAAGAGATGTTATCCGAAAATCTGCAGGAGATTGTGAATATGTGATTTATGGGGTTGAAAATCAATCCAGTATCCACTATGCAATGCCTTTGCGTGTGATGATGTATGATACTTTGACCTATGAAGCAGAATGCAGACAGTTTGTAAATACGAGAAGAAACAGGAAAGACAGTGAATACCTTTCTAAAATGCGAAAAAAGGATCGTATTCATCCAGTATTCACACTAGTCATATATTATGGAGAAGCACCATGGGATGGGGCAAGAAGTTTGAAAGACATGATGGTGGATATGCCGAAATGGATGGAAAAAAGATTCAATGACTATCCTATGAAGCTGCTGGAAATAGGAACCTGCACAAATACATTTCAAAATCAGGATATCTTCAATTTCATAAAGATCATACAGCTTTTATACAGTGACAAAGTAGAAGAACTGCAAAGGTATTATGCGAATATAAAAGTAGGAAGAGATACAGCAGAACTGGTAGGAACAATAACGGAAAATGAAGAAATATTAAACTATGTAAAAGAACATAAAGATGAGGAGGAAATCAACATGTGCGAAGCAACGAAGAGATGGGAACAAAGATGGACACGAAAAATTACAGATGGATTCATCAATATGATGGGAGTTAGAAAAGAAGGAGAAGAAAATCTTGCCCCTGAAGAGGCTATTAAAAGATTAAAAACTGAAGGCGAAAAGAAAGGCATAGCGAAAGAGAAAATAGAAATAGCTGAGAAAATGAAAAAGGAAGGATGCAGTAAAGAACTTATAGAGAGAGTCACAGGTATTCTTCTTTAA
- a CDS encoding GNAT family N-acetyltransferase: protein MIREETFYYLSLISYYNVKKVGTSLSKLCQMIVKDEEVLRQAEEIDDAKGNLEMIKRIPLENYRSMYLVSCFDDNKNSGVVYDIYENEEALFVAFRGSEILDEQYHTTGWQDWMDNFEMFLDGPTWQQLLSLHQLEKESLHKPFYLCGHSKGGNIALYCALCMKEENLDKLAGVYAFNAPGITKSILEVYKDRAKDPSFLEKLHIFENENDCISSFFEHLKEPILLKSSSPCRNIEELYRSHQLYTLNFVNNGYVIAEKKSAVPILMYHFINDFFVNQKKEKLETMVHRMEDYFQSDLSITELYKVFFYHISQYTSLFEGIPYEKMKTITFQELMEHRKSKIFLRNMNIALMNRKELMNELDMKEITQGLLHNYELLYKETTANLQEKLNDNNQKITKAIRSILNRKEEERYFMMSKHVGFTTWKMEDLDKAHALWNDIDWVMAINDKKEIAEYVNEEIEAYQKHQLQYFPLYIQEKNIFIGCCGIHVDDNGKCLLGVYIKKEYRGKGYGKEALEAILMYAVSVFSIKKIFAMNPQEDASYQHLLVNLGFVMCKEENKNIFVYELIS, encoded by the coding sequence ATGATAAGAGAAGAAACCTTTTATTACCTTTCTCTTATATCCTACTATAATGTAAAAAAAGTAGGTACTTCACTTAGTAAGTTATGTCAAATGATAGTAAAGGATGAAGAAGTGTTGCGTCAGGCAGAAGAGATAGATGATGCGAAAGGAAATCTTGAAATGATCAAACGCATACCACTAGAAAATTATAGAAGCATGTATCTTGTTTCCTGTTTTGATGATAATAAAAACAGTGGTGTTGTCTATGATATATATGAAAATGAAGAAGCACTATTTGTTGCTTTTCGTGGAAGTGAAATATTAGATGAACAATATCATACAACAGGATGGCAGGACTGGATGGATAACTTTGAGATGTTTCTAGATGGTCCTACATGGCAGCAGCTATTATCACTTCATCAGCTAGAAAAAGAATCTCTTCATAAGCCTTTTTATTTATGCGGACATTCCAAAGGAGGAAATATTGCCTTATACTGTGCTTTGTGTATGAAAGAAGAAAATCTGGATAAACTGGCAGGAGTATATGCGTTTAATGCGCCAGGTATTACAAAAAGTATTCTTGAGGTATATAAAGACAGAGCGAAAGATCCTTCTTTTTTAGAAAAGCTGCATATTTTTGAAAATGAAAATGACTGTATTTCTTCTTTTTTTGAACATTTAAAAGAACCGATTCTATTAAAATCTTCCTCGCCTTGTAGAAATATAGAAGAATTGTATAGAAGTCATCAGTTATATACATTAAACTTTGTGAATAATGGATATGTGATTGCGGAAAAGAAAAGTGCTGTACCTATATTGATGTATCATTTTATCAATGATTTTTTTGTCAATCAGAAAAAAGAGAAATTAGAAACAATGGTACATCGAATGGAAGATTATTTCCAAAGTGATTTATCTATAACAGAGTTATACAAAGTCTTTTTTTATCATATAAGTCAATATACTTCTTTATTTGAAGGGATTCCTTATGAGAAGATGAAAACAATTACCTTCCAGGAATTAATGGAACATAGAAAAAGTAAGATTTTTCTTCGCAATATGAATATCGCATTAATGAATCGAAAAGAATTGATGAATGAACTGGATATGAAAGAAATTACACAGGGATTATTGCATAATTACGAATTGCTTTATAAAGAAACAACAGCAAATCTGCAGGAAAAACTGAATGATAATAACCAAAAAATCACGAAGGCGATACGCTCGATTTTAAATAGAAAAGAGGAAGAGCGATATTTTATGATGAGCAAACATGTTGGTTTTACCACATGGAAGATGGAAGATCTGGATAAGGCTCATGCATTGTGGAATGATATAGACTGGGTAATGGCTATCAATGATAAAAAAGAAATTGCGGAGTATGTAAATGAGGAAATCGAAGCTTATCAAAAACATCAGTTACAATACTTTCCTCTTTATATACAGGAAAAGAATATTTTTATTGGATGTTGTGGAATCCATGTAGATGATAATGGTAAGTGTTTATTAGGAGTCTATATAAAGAAAGAGTATCGTGGCAAAGGGTATGGAAAAGAAGCATTAGAGGCAATTTTGATGTATGCTGTATCCGTTTTCTCTATTAAAAAAATATTTGCGATGAATCCACAAGAAGATGCATCTTATCAGCATCTACTTGTGAATTTAGGATTTGTCATGTGTAAAGAAGAAAATAAAAATATCTTTGTATATGAACTTATTTCTTAA
- a CDS encoding amidohydrolase family protein: protein MKTIIENVRFFQDGTMVFGDLHLENGYVERIDYKTPRGLSDLAIPGFIDIHTHGFHMISCEETDPKMLQELSLEYVKRGTTSFCATLRCKSLNDYAKQLDIYKEAFKDFRGGARYLGAHLEGPYLSDNMIMSEHGEKTQEIDLAELEKFLVKYHEDIKIMTIAPELKYAMEAIHMLHMYGIIVSLGHTNASYACVKEALENGATHVTHLCNRMPEINHKQSTMMDAIFTSNCLCELILDGTHIKDAMVEWLMPLLGSKRILAVSGSGRYAGWKYPNGLTLHDHEVLKDKCVYKDGILYESTIDMLDAFRYLYDKFPLQECIEMCGGSVAKEFKCYTQTIGLGKKVDLVVLSHDLKIRDVIMDGRSVL from the coding sequence ATGAAGACGATCATAGAAAATGTAAGATTTTTTCAAGATGGAACGATGGTGTTTGGAGATTTGCATTTAGAAAATGGTTATGTAGAGCGCATTGATTATAAAACACCAAGAGGACTGTCTGACTTGGCAATCCCAGGATTTATTGATATTCATACACATGGATTTCATATGATATCTTGTGAAGAAACAGACCCAAAAATGTTACAGGAGTTATCTTTAGAATATGTAAAAAGAGGGACAACTTCCTTTTGTGCGACATTACGTTGTAAAAGCTTGAACGATTATGCGAAACAGCTGGATATTTATAAGGAAGCATTTAAAGATTTTCGCGGAGGTGCCCGCTATTTAGGAGCACATTTAGAAGGACCGTATCTTTCGGATAATATGATTATGAGCGAACATGGGGAAAAGACACAGGAAATTGACTTGGCAGAGCTGGAAAAGTTTCTTGTGAAGTATCATGAGGATATAAAAATTATGACGATTGCCCCAGAGTTAAAATATGCGATGGAAGCAATCCATATGCTTCATATGTATGGAATCATTGTATCTCTAGGTCATACCAATGCTTCTTATGCATGTGTAAAAGAGGCACTGGAAAATGGTGCAACGCATGTTACACATTTATGTAATCGTATGCCAGAAATCAATCATAAACAAAGCACGATGATGGATGCTATTTTCACATCAAATTGTCTTTGTGAACTGATTTTGGATGGCACGCATATAAAAGATGCAATGGTAGAGTGGCTTATGCCTCTTCTTGGAAGTAAACGCATCTTGGCAGTTAGTGGAAGTGGACGTTATGCAGGATGGAAATATCCAAATGGTTTAACTTTGCATGATCATGAAGTTTTGAAAGATAAATGCGTATATAAAGATGGAATTTTATATGAAAGTACGATAGATATGCTAGATGCATTCCGCTATCTTTATGATAAATTTCCTTTACAGGAATGTATTGAGATGTGTGGAGGCAGCGTAGCTAAAGAGTTCAAGTGCTATACACAGACCATAGGATTAGGAAAGAAAGTGGATTTGGTTGTATTAAGTCATGATTTAAAAATTCGTGATGTCATTATGGATGGAAGAAGTGTGTTATAG
- a CDS encoding polysaccharide deacetylase family protein: MKKRYKILIGILVFVFICFLGTLYLRKETPRTPNTDSIPVLGYHHLASDEHKKENYRFDPWTTSISTFEKHMKYLHDHGYKTISLDDFYAWYKGEKEYDNKTVVLTFDDGYYSTLKIAQPILEKYGYQASVFMIGHNISNKEKPYSPPSKQSIPAYLINDNDTLKFYSHFYNIHRKIDNDYAINVYSKQELEKDIQKAADISNTKYMAYPYGKYNDKVQESLKSQKVSLAFSYANYRNAKRSDAPYEIPRYMVDAYTPMFLFEWFLNR, encoded by the coding sequence ATGAAAAAACGTTATAAAATCTTAATCGGAATTCTTGTTTTTGTTTTTATATGTTTCTTAGGAACCCTTTATCTAAGAAAAGAAACACCTAGAACACCAAACACAGATTCCATTCCAGTTCTTGGATATCATCATTTGGCAAGTGATGAACATAAAAAGGAAAACTATCGTTTTGATCCTTGGACAACCAGTATTTCTACATTTGAAAAACATATGAAATACTTACATGATCATGGATATAAAACAATTTCTTTAGATGATTTTTATGCATGGTATAAAGGTGAAAAAGAATACGATAATAAAACGGTTGTTCTTACCTTTGATGATGGATATTATTCTACTTTAAAGATTGCACAGCCTATCCTTGAAAAATATGGTTATCAAGCTTCTGTTTTCATGATCGGACATAATATTTCAAATAAGGAAAAGCCATATTCTCCACCATCAAAACAATCCATCCCTGCATACCTTATAAACGATAATGATACTTTAAAATTTTATTCTCACTTCTATAATATTCATAGAAAAATAGATAATGACTATGCGATAAATGTATATTCCAAACAAGAACTGGAAAAAGATATTCAAAAAGCTGCCGATATATCCAATACCAAATATATGGCATACCCTTATGGAAAATACAATGATAAGGTACAGGAATCTTTAAAAAGCCAAAAGGTTTCTCTTGCTTTTTCTTATGCAAATTATCGAAATGCGAAAAGAAGTGATGCCCCTTATGAAATTCCTCGTTATATGGTAGATGCCTATACGCCTATGTTTTTATTTGAATGGTTCTTAAACAGATAA
- a CDS encoding cyclic-di-AMP receptor, with amino-acid sequence MKLILAIMSNDDSPAVSSALTKENYQVTRLATTGGFLRAGNTTLIVGTDDDKVERAIEVIGEYSRRRTEVVPSTASYDIGRYASFPVEVQVGGATIFVLDVEKFVKL; translated from the coding sequence ATGAAGTTAATACTTGCGATCATGTCAAATGATGATAGTCCTGCTGTATCAAGTGCATTGACAAAAGAAAACTATCAGGTAACAAGACTTGCGACTACCGGAGGATTTTTACGAGCAGGAAATACAACATTAATTGTTGGTACGGATGATGATAAAGTAGAACGTGCAATTGAAGTGATTGGTGAATATAGTAGAAGACGTACAGAAGTAGTACCAAGCACAGCATCTTATGATATTGGAAGATACGCATCTTTCCCAGTAGAAGTACAGGTTGGCGGAGCTACGATCTTTGTACTTGATGTAGAAAAATTTGTAAAACTATAA
- a CDS encoding patatin-like phospholipase family protein: protein MDKLGLVLEGGGMRGLYTAGVLDFFLDHDIYADGVIGVSAGACHAASYISHQRGRAFRTGTQYLKDKRYMSLQSLIKTGDLFGADFVYNQIPNKLDLFDYDAFHQSGIKMYAVVSNLETGKAEYLPCINMHNDTINIRASASLPLLSKIVEINGKKYLDGGVCDSIPVKQFQNMGYKKNIIILTRAIDYRKGKNNMLPIIRKAYKKYPKFVKAMENRHILYNRTLDEIGVMEKEGSVFVIRPSKPVEIGRLEKDITKLKALYEEGYNDAKKHYEALMEFINK from the coding sequence ATGGATAAATTAGGACTTGTATTAGAAGGAGGAGGAATGCGTGGTTTATATACCGCAGGTGTTCTTGATTTCTTTCTAGATCATGATATATATGCAGATGGGGTTATTGGTGTTAGTGCTGGTGCATGCCATGCGGCCAGCTATATTTCTCATCAAAGAGGACGAGCTTTTCGTACGGGTACACAGTATTTAAAAGATAAACGCTATATGAGCTTGCAGTCTTTAATAAAAACAGGAGATTTATTTGGTGCAGATTTTGTTTATAATCAAATTCCTAATAAACTAGATTTATTTGATTATGACGCTTTTCATCAAAGCGGAATTAAAATGTATGCTGTTGTCAGCAATCTTGAAACAGGTAAAGCAGAATATCTTCCATGTATCAATATGCATAATGATACCATTAATATTCGTGCTTCTGCTTCTTTACCGCTTCTTTCTAAAATTGTGGAAATCAACGGTAAGAAATACTTAGATGGCGGTGTTTGTGATTCTATCCCTGTAAAACAGTTTCAAAATATGGGATATAAAAAGAATATTATTATATTGACTCGTGCTATCGATTATCGCAAAGGAAAAAACAATATGCTTCCAATTATACGTAAAGCATATAAAAAGTATCCAAAGTTTGTAAAAGCAATGGAAAATCGCCATATTCTTTATAATCGCACATTAGATGAAATCGGTGTTATGGAAAAAGAAGGCAGTGTCTTTGTCATCCGCCCAAGCAAACCTGTAGAAATTGGGCGTTTAGAAAAAGATATAACAAAATTAAAAGCACTATATGAAGAAGGATATAATGATGCGAAAAAGCATTATGAAGCATTAATGGAATTTATAAACAAGTAG
- a CDS encoding PTS lactose/cellobiose transporter subunit IIA → MKPSEMDILEIISDAGQAKNFYIEAIQEAKSSNYEGCNELIRKGNELYAKAHRVHQQLVSEEASGNEVVITLLLSHAQNILASADSFKVLCDEFIDLYRRVDELSKR, encoded by the coding sequence ATGAAACCTTCAGAAATGGATATTCTGGAAATCATATCAGATGCAGGGCAGGCAAAGAATTTTTATATTGAAGCAATTCAGGAAGCTAAAAGCAGCAATTATGAAGGATGTAATGAACTCATACGCAAAGGGAATGAATTATATGCGAAAGCACATCGTGTACATCAGCAGCTCGTATCTGAGGAGGCAAGTGGAAATGAGGTAGTAATAACTTTGTTATTAAGTCATGCACAGAATATACTTGCAAGTGCAGACAGCTTTAAGGTTTTATGCGATGAATTTATTGACTTATATCGAAGAGTAGATGAATTAAGTAAAAGATAG
- a CDS encoding MraY family glycosyltransferase — protein sequence MNYLMYLLIPLVLSALLTPILKVVATRLEIYAVENERTVHCGKIARIGGVAIYVSFIICMAVFMKTDMTINGILLGGTIMFLGGLIDDMVDLKPRNKLLFEIAAAIVLMVVGKVSLDVIRLPFGIQIDMGLISVLVTLIWIIGITNAVNLIDGLDGLAGGISTIILIIIACLSVVDNRWDIHTMALILAGATLGFLIYNWHPASIFMGDCGALFLGFIISAISLLGFKSSTIMTLALPILILAVPIIDTLGAILRRKLSGHKFSEADKKHVHHLLMQRFGQRNTVIILYIVTALFGLTAYIYIVNKTAGFIVLFIIAFIVEVFIETSGMISKKFHPLISIWNLCKKKITQVKQKKCQKEKKEGIE from the coding sequence ATGAATTATCTCATGTATTTGCTGATTCCTTTGGTTTTATCAGCATTGCTTACACCGATATTGAAAGTCGTGGCGACACGACTTGAAATTTATGCAGTAGAAAATGAAAGAACGGTACATTGCGGAAAGATTGCCCGTATTGGAGGCGTTGCAATTTACGTATCTTTTATTATCTGCATGGCGGTGTTTATGAAAACCGATATGACGATTAATGGGATTCTTTTAGGTGGGACAATTATGTTTCTTGGCGGATTGATAGATGATATGGTAGATCTTAAACCAAGAAATAAATTACTATTTGAAATAGCGGCGGCAATTGTGTTGATGGTTGTTGGAAAAGTAAGCTTAGATGTTATTCGTCTGCCTTTTGGTATTCAAATTGATATGGGACTTATCTCTGTGCTGGTAACGCTTATTTGGATCATAGGTATTACCAATGCGGTTAATCTGATTGATGGATTAGATGGTCTTGCAGGTGGTATATCTACTATTATTTTAATTATCATTGCTTGTTTATCGGTTGTGGATAACAGGTGGGACATCCATACTATGGCTTTGATTTTAGCGGGAGCTACTTTAGGTTTTCTGATATATAACTGGCATCCGGCAAGTATCTTTATGGGGGATTGCGGTGCCTTGTTTTTAGGATTTATTATTTCCGCAATTTCTTTACTAGGTTTTAAAAGTTCAACGATCATGACACTGGCACTTCCTATTTTGATATTGGCAGTACCAATTATTGATACACTAGGAGCTATTTTAAGAAGAAAATTAAGTGGGCATAAGTTTTCAGAAGCAGATAAAAAACATGTACATCATTTGCTTATGCAAAGATTTGGACAAAGAAATACGGTTATCATTTTGTATATTGTGACAGCTTTATTTGGATTGACTGCATACATATATATCGTAAATAAAACCGCTGGTTTTATTGTTTTGTTTATTATTGCGTTTATTGTAGAGGTTTTTATTGAAACAAGTGGAATGATTTCTAAAAAGTTTCATCCTCTAATTTCTATATGGAATCTTTGTAAGAAAAAAATAACACAAGTTAAACAAAAAAAATGTCAAAAAGAAAAGAAAGAAGGTATCGAATAA
- the mreB gene encoding rod shape-determining protein, whose product MFSKEVGIDLGTANLLMYVKGEGVVIDEPSVVAIDAETKKCLAAGQDAKDMLGRTPGRVLAIRPLKDGVIADFEVTEIMLNFFFKKLAIKGMFKRPTILICCPSNITSVERNAIRDAAYRAGAKKVYIEEEPKVAAVGAGLDIGKPSGCMVLDIGGGTTDVAVISLGEIVSSTSLKVAGDTFDRDIIKFVKENKKLLIGDRTAEEVKKRIGTAWKSSLHETMEVSGRDLVSGLPTTITLNSDEIAGSMEESLQDVVRACRTVLEQTPPELASDIVTRGIVLTGGGALLHGIDELLRNELHIPVYVAENALRCVAEGTGILLENLHLVR is encoded by the coding sequence ATGTTTTCAAAAGAAGTAGGAATCGACTTAGGAACAGCCAATTTATTAATGTATGTAAAAGGCGAAGGTGTCGTTATTGACGAACCTAGCGTTGTAGCAATAGATGCAGAAACTAAAAAATGTTTAGCAGCCGGACAGGATGCGAAAGATATGCTTGGTAGAACACCAGGAAGAGTATTAGCAATTCGTCCATTAAAAGATGGAGTTATTGCGGATTTTGAAGTAACAGAAATTATGTTGAATTTCTTCTTTAAAAAGCTGGCAATCAAAGGGATGTTTAAACGTCCTACGATTTTGATTTGCTGCCCAAGCAATATTACAAGTGTAGAAAGAAATGCAATTCGTGATGCAGCATATCGTGCAGGTGCTAAAAAAGTATATATTGAAGAAGAACCAAAAGTAGCTGCGGTTGGAGCTGGGTTAGATATTGGAAAACCTAGTGGATGCATGGTACTTGATATTGGTGGAGGTACAACAGATGTTGCGGTTATCTCTTTAGGGGAAATCGTATCTAGTACATCTTTAAAAGTAGCTGGTGATACGTTTGATCGCGATATTATTAAATTTGTTAAAGAAAATAAAAAGTTGCTGATTGGTGATCGTACAGCAGAAGAAGTTAAAAAACGTATTGGTACTGCCTGGAAAAGCAGTCTTCATGAAACAATGGAAGTTAGTGGACGTGATCTTGTCAGCGGACTTCCAACAACGATTACCTTAAACAGTGATGAAATTGCAGGAAGTATGGAAGAAAGTTTACAGGATGTTGTACGTGCCTGCAGAACGGTATTGGAACAGACACCACCAGAACTTGCTAGTGATATCGTTACAAGAGGTATTGTGTTAACAGGTGGAGGTGCCTTGTTGCATGGTATTGATGAACTTCTTAGAAATGAACTGCACATTCCTGTGTATGTTGCGGAAAATGCGCTTCGCTGTGTTGCGGAAGGAACAGGTATCCTGTTAGAAAACTTACATTTGGTACGTTAA
- a CDS encoding M23 family metallopeptidase produces the protein MYSYVKERKLSKKKLLISLSCLLIAGCGLISYRFYHQQQNKKESAVFQEETLPVLALPDAQQKGVKPFSVDAQVVLDYYDGKESEINNITQFEGVYRGNQGIDYALNDQVFEVQAVFSGEVSDVRNDELFGNTVVIQSGDLIITYQSLDAIQVKKGEHIEQKQTIGTAGKNIYNKDLGNHVHIVTQVNGKLVDPETIYDKTLEELK, from the coding sequence ATGTATAGTTATGTAAAGGAAAGAAAACTATCGAAGAAAAAATTATTGATTTCTCTTTCTTGTTTGTTGATAGCTGGATGTGGACTTATTTCTTATCGTTTTTATCATCAGCAGCAAAACAAGAAAGAAAGTGCGGTTTTTCAGGAAGAAACACTCCCTGTATTAGCATTGCCGGATGCACAGCAAAAAGGTGTAAAACCATTCTCTGTAGATGCACAGGTCGTTCTTGATTATTATGATGGTAAAGAAAGCGAAATAAACAACATTACACAGTTTGAAGGTGTTTATCGTGGAAATCAGGGGATTGATTATGCATTGAATGATCAGGTTTTTGAGGTGCAGGCAGTTTTTTCCGGAGAAGTCAGCGATGTGCGAAATGATGAACTGTTTGGAAATACAGTTGTCATACAAAGCGGAGATTTAATTATAACCTATCAAAGTCTAGATGCCATACAGGTAAAAAAAGGTGAGCATATTGAGCAGAAACAGACGATAGGAACAGCTGGAAAAAATATTTACAATAAAGATTTAGGAAATCATGTACATATCGTTACACAGGTAAATGGAAAACTGGTAGATCCTGAAACGATATATGATAAAACACTGGAAGAATTGAAATAG
- the spoIID gene encoding stage II sporulation protein D translates to MKEISKGILVVLIIVLVFMLWVHSGEDYLFWKENGNYQREEIQKVHVTRVDGKDLYLDIESYLEGVISSEMSPAFEMEALKAQCVAARTFVVQRGYEVDDTTNTQVYRDNKQLKDSWKDNYDVYHKKIQQAVQETTGEILTYQGKPISALFFSSSCGKTANAQEYWGNKVPYLVSVDSSWDKQSEEYEKSITMSKQEFSTALGFQNTVHEIEEPIRYDSGYVKEIRIDRIVFTGREVREKLNLRSSCFTIKENKDNVVITTKGYGHGVGMSQIGAQAMAEKGKSYKQILSHYYPKTKIEKLGV, encoded by the coding sequence TTGAAGGAAATCAGTAAAGGAATTCTTGTTGTATTGATCATTGTGCTTGTTTTTATGCTTTGGGTACATAGTGGAGAAGACTATCTTTTCTGGAAAGAAAATGGGAACTATCAAAGGGAAGAAATACAGAAGGTACATGTTACACGTGTAGATGGAAAAGATCTATATCTGGATATCGAATCTTATTTGGAAGGAGTTATTTCCTCGGAAATGTCGCCAGCATTTGAAATGGAGGCATTGAAAGCACAATGTGTAGCTGCGAGAACCTTTGTTGTACAGCGAGGGTATGAAGTAGATGATACAACCAATACACAGGTATATCGTGATAACAAGCAGTTAAAAGACAGCTGGAAAGATAATTACGATGTATATCATAAAAAGATACAGCAGGCAGTTCAGGAAACAACAGGAGAAATTCTTACATATCAGGGAAAACCAATTTCCGCTTTATTTTTTAGCAGTTCTTGTGGAAAAACAGCGAATGCACAGGAATATTGGGGGAATAAAGTACCTTATCTTGTTAGTGTTGATTCTTCCTGGGATAAACAAAGCGAAGAATACGAAAAAAGCATAACGATGAGCAAACAGGAATTTTCAACAGCATTGGGATTTCAAAATACAGTTCATGAAATTGAAGAGCCGATAAGATATGACAGTGGATATGTAAAAGAAATTCGTATAGATCGTATTGTATTTACAGGCAGAGAAGTAAGGGAAAAATTGAATCTTCGCTCTTCCTGTTTTACGATTAAAGAGAACAAGGATAATGTTGTGATAACGACAAAAGGATATGGACATGGTGTTGGTATGTCACAGATAGGGGCACAGGCTATGGCAGAGAAAGGAAAGAGTTATAAGCAGATTCTTTCGCATTATTATCCTAAGACAAAGATTGAAAAACTTGGTGTATAA